The following are from one region of the Acidobacteriota bacterium genome:
- a CDS encoding thioredoxin family protein: MRVKIILALFFVASIAVGSAQTGNVPALNWTDTTRDVYVDNELDRGAQVLTSDSPSRLALLSPKLESAIVLDVAAHTVGTMSKDLFQFGADRTTATSEAAGAIKAVGKFTRVDGPIYFFVVDGKPVLIRAHPGATGELTMDKLWETVPVWRSVMKNYEPNALAVAAIKSNDKDTTVTVALGTWCPDSKNYIPRLIKALGAAANDKIQVKLIGIDNQFREPVDTVQPRRITNVPTVIVERGGRELDRIVETPAAGTMEEDLAAILSGKHPVNNGRSEHGPKIASGAYSYRDRDGKQIGAEQWELFSTSEGGYLVHSRITMGELTTEVFHRVDAKRRLSFAEITKLQGDDRTRTRFNVDGKTMTARMRGSVSGVISQTLEVPQRFFLSSPSIAAQGFVQPQDGDRYQISSYATPLEFDKALGTLATVNCEAKGDESIRTPAGEFRARHLTRRSEKETSEWWLHKKLDVPVKGQSSGVEFVLTSLELFSNR, from the coding sequence ATGAGAGTCAAGATCATTCTCGCGCTGTTCTTCGTAGCCAGCATCGCTGTAGGCTCAGCACAAACCGGTAATGTCCCCGCGCTCAACTGGACCGATACCACGCGCGATGTTTACGTCGACAATGAGCTCGATCGAGGCGCTCAGGTTCTAACGAGCGATTCGCCTTCGCGGCTTGCTCTGCTCTCGCCAAAACTCGAGTCCGCGATCGTGCTGGACGTGGCCGCGCATACGGTCGGCACTATGTCGAAGGACCTCTTTCAGTTCGGAGCCGACCGCACGACTGCCACGTCTGAAGCAGCCGGCGCGATCAAGGCTGTTGGCAAATTCACCCGCGTGGATGGGCCCATCTATTTCTTTGTCGTGGACGGAAAGCCGGTGCTGATTCGCGCGCATCCAGGAGCTACGGGCGAGCTGACCATGGACAAGCTCTGGGAGACTGTCCCGGTTTGGCGCTCGGTTATGAAAAACTATGAGCCCAACGCTCTAGCAGTCGCCGCGATCAAATCCAATGACAAGGACACGACCGTCACGGTTGCGCTGGGCACGTGGTGCCCGGACAGCAAGAACTACATTCCCAGATTGATCAAGGCACTGGGCGCCGCCGCTAATGACAAGATTCAAGTCAAGCTCATCGGCATAGACAATCAGTTCCGCGAACCGGTTGATACCGTTCAGCCCCGCCGCATCACTAACGTTCCTACCGTGATTGTCGAACGCGGAGGGCGCGAGCTCGATCGCATAGTCGAGACCCCGGCGGCGGGGACAATGGAAGAAGATCTTGCCGCGATACTCAGCGGAAAGCACCCGGTCAACAACGGGCGATCGGAGCACGGACCAAAGATAGCTAGCGGCGCTTATTCATATCGTGATCGCGACGGCAAGCAAATCGGCGCCGAACAGTGGGAGTTGTTCAGCACCTCAGAGGGCGGCTACCTCGTTCACAGCCGGATAACCATGGGCGAGCTGACGACTGAGGTCTTCCACCGCGTGGACGCAAAACGCCGGCTCTCGTTCGCTGAAATAACAAAGCTCCAGGGAGATGACCGAACCCGCACCCGATTCAACGTCGACGGCAAAACCATGACGGCTCGCATGCGAGGGAGCGTTTCCGGAGTGATATCGCAAACGCTTGAAGTCCCGCAGCGGTTCTTCCTCTCATCGCCGTCAATCGCTGCGCAAGGCTTCGTGCAGCCGCAGGACGGAGATCGCTATCAGATTTCCAGTTATGCCACTCCGCTAGAGTTTGATAAGGCGCTGGGCACGCTGGCCACGGTCAATTGTGAAGCAAAGGGTGACGAATCGATTCGCACACCGGCCGGGGAATTTCGCGCGCGACACCTCACACGAAGGTCCGAGAAGGAAACATCCGAGTGGTGGCTACATAAAAAGCTGGACGT
- a CDS encoding ABC transporter ATP-binding protein — protein MSDTLVAVEGVTKRYGDVVAVDNVSLSILRGEVYALVGANGAGKSTLLRMLVGITEPDAGRVLVCGEDISHRAPSTRKHLGYLPEELILYEHLTGREYLELVAGLKDAASTRIPEELNFFELDPARNKLVGGYSLGMRKKLGLAAAMLGAAELLILDEPLNGLDVEMMRKLRFRIEDERRAGRAVLVASHVMSFVERISSRVGIMRTGVLVAEDSPSALRAAAGMSDAPFEDVFFHFSS, from the coding sequence GTGAGCGATACGCTCGTAGCAGTCGAAGGCGTGACCAAGCGTTATGGCGATGTTGTTGCGGTCGACAACGTGAGCCTGTCGATACTGCGCGGTGAGGTTTACGCGCTTGTCGGGGCCAACGGTGCGGGGAAATCGACTCTTCTGAGGATGCTTGTCGGAATCACCGAGCCGGACGCGGGGCGGGTGTTGGTCTGCGGTGAAGACATCTCGCATCGCGCGCCCTCAACGAGAAAGCATCTGGGCTATCTGCCCGAAGAGCTGATCCTGTATGAACACCTGACGGGAAGAGAGTACCTGGAGCTGGTTGCAGGGTTGAAGGATGCCGCCTCGACGAGGATCCCGGAAGAGCTGAATTTTTTCGAACTAGACCCGGCTCGGAACAAACTCGTGGGGGGATATTCGCTGGGCATGCGGAAGAAGCTCGGGCTCGCGGCCGCGATGCTCGGCGCCGCCGAGTTGCTCATATTGGATGAGCCACTCAATGGATTGGACGTCGAGATGATGCGCAAGCTGAGGTTTCGCATCGAAGACGAGCGCCGCGCCGGACGCGCCGTATTGGTTGCGTCACATGTCATGAGTTTTGTGGAACGAATCAGCAGCCGCGTAGGCATAATGAGAACCGGCGTATTGGTTGCCGAAGACTCTCCGTCGGCGCTTCGAGCCGCCGCCGGAATGAGCGACGCGCCGTTCGAAGATGTGTTTTTCCATTTCAGCAGTTGA